In Apilactobacillus bombintestini, one genomic interval encodes:
- a CDS encoding aldehyde dehydrogenase family protein, whose product MVQAEKMIDNLVKNAQAALAPMRELNQKQVDKIVDAMVQAGLKHSAELAQMAQEETGRGVTRDKTMKNIFAAGQVGEYIKDHKTVGIVDRDDDAKTVTIAEPLGVLAGITPVTNPTSTALFKAIIAMKTRNPIIFSFHPQALKSSSRAAEVVLDAALKAGAPKNCIQWITEPSIAATNELINHDGIATTLATGGPAMVKAAYSTGKPALGVGPGNAPLYVQKSADLDAAVEDIVASKTFDNGMICATENSLVIDHDIYDDMKKKLSAAGVYFVPKDQQDKLATTMFNPETGSVNGPIPGSSAKQIAEQAGIEVPADTKVLAAELDGIGKDYLLSGEKLSPVVSVYEADNQDNAFDLVKAILNYGGLGHTAGIKATDDEVITEFGMQMQACRILVNTQCGLGGVGNIVNGLAPSLTLGTGSWGFNSISHNVSDADLLNYKKIAYPRENKHFKDLLEKYM is encoded by the coding sequence ATGGTTCAAGCAGAAAAAATGATTGATAACTTAGTAAAAAACGCGCAAGCTGCGTTGGCACCTATGCGTGAACTAAACCAAAAGCAAGTCGATAAAATCGTCGATGCTATGGTACAGGCGGGGTTAAAACACAGTGCAGAATTAGCCCAAATGGCCCAAGAAGAAACTGGTCGTGGTGTTACTCGTGATAAGACCATGAAGAATATCTTTGCGGCTGGTCAAGTGGGCGAATATATTAAGGATCATAAAACAGTAGGAATTGTGGATCGTGATGATGACGCTAAAACCGTAACCATCGCCGAACCACTAGGGGTATTAGCTGGTATTACACCGGTTACTAACCCAACTTCTACTGCCTTATTCAAAGCTATTATTGCGATGAAGACTAGAAATCCTATTATTTTCAGTTTCCATCCACAAGCTTTGAAATCATCAAGTCGTGCTGCTGAAGTAGTGTTAGATGCCGCATTAAAGGCCGGTGCTCCTAAGAATTGTATTCAATGGATTACTGAACCAAGCATTGCAGCTACCAATGAATTAATTAATCATGATGGGATAGCAACTACTTTAGCTACCGGTGGTCCCGCTATGGTAAAAGCTGCGTACTCCACAGGAAAGCCTGCATTAGGTGTAGGTCCTGGTAACGCACCATTATATGTACAAAAATCCGCTGATTTAGACGCTGCGGTAGAAGACATTGTAGCTTCTAAGACCTTTGATAACGGAATGATTTGTGCTACTGAAAATAGCTTGGTCATCGACCATGATATTTATGATGATATGAAGAAGAAATTATCTGCAGCAGGCGTTTACTTCGTTCCTAAGGATCAACAAGATAAATTAGCAACTACTATGTTTAACCCAGAAACTGGTAGTGTTAACGGTCCTATTCCAGGTAGTTCTGCAAAACAAATTGCTGAACAAGCTGGTATCGAAGTTCCTGCTGATACTAAGGTATTAGCTGCAGAATTAGATGGTATCGGTAAAGATTACTTGCTATCCGGTGAAAAATTATCACCAGTAGTTTCAGTATACGAAGCTGATAACCAAGATAATGCTTTTGACTTGGTAAAAGCTATCTTAAACTACGGTGGATTAGGTCACACTGCAGGAATTAAAGCTACTGATGATGAAGTTATTACTGAATTCGGTATGCAAATGCAAGCTTGCCGTATCCTAGTTAACACTCAATGTGGACTAGGTGGGGTAGGAAACATTGTAAATGGATTAGCACCATCCTTAACCTTAGGTACAGGATCATGGGGCTTTAACTCCATTTCTCACAACGTTTCAGATGCTGACTTATTAAACTACAAGAAGATTGCTTATCCACGTGAAAATAAGCATTTCAAAGACTTATTAGAAAAATATATGTAA